A region from the Cryptosporangium arvum DSM 44712 genome encodes:
- a CDS encoding chemotaxis protein CheW translates to MTSRQYTTFEVADQLFGVDVAKVVEVLRFSEYTRVPLADKSVGGLINLRGQVMAAVDLRVRLGLEPRDMSKPSMNVIVSEEGEAISLLVDKIGDVVELQSDTFEPPPDTLAGPLRELIIGAFKLDSRLMLALDAKRAVDLGSSTAKAAAR, encoded by the coding sequence ATGACTTCACGTCAGTACACCACCTTCGAGGTGGCCGACCAGCTTTTCGGTGTCGACGTCGCCAAGGTCGTCGAAGTGCTGCGGTTCAGCGAGTACACGCGCGTCCCGCTGGCCGACAAGTCGGTCGGCGGCCTGATCAACCTGCGTGGTCAGGTGATGGCGGCGGTGGACCTGCGGGTGCGTCTGGGCCTGGAGCCGCGGGACATGTCCAAGCCGTCCATGAACGTGATCGTGTCCGAGGAGGGCGAGGCGATCAGCCTGCTCGTGGACAAGATCGGTGACGTGGTCGAACTGCAGTCCGACACGTTCGAGCCGCCGCCGGACACGCTCGCCGGTCCGCTCCGGGAGCTGATCATCGGCGCGTTCAAGCTCGACAGCCGGCTGATGCTGGCGCTGGACGCGAAGCGGGCGGTCGACCTGGGGTCCAGCACCGCCAAGGCTGCGGCGAGGTAG
- a CDS encoding response regulator, with the protein MVIDDSRAMRLILRRIVTGLNFDVVEAGNGREAMDRLEELEAVPELALIDWNMPEMNGLEFVTAVRADKKYRGMTLMMVTTESEHGQIVRALAAGAHEYVIKPFTPDAIVDKLVMLGLIPDGAHA; encoded by the coding sequence ATGGTCATCGACGACTCGCGAGCGATGCGACTGATCCTTCGACGCATCGTCACCGGACTGAACTTCGACGTGGTCGAAGCCGGCAATGGGCGGGAGGCGATGGACCGTCTCGAGGAACTCGAGGCTGTTCCCGAGCTGGCCCTCATCGACTGGAACATGCCGGAGATGAACGGTCTGGAGTTCGTGACCGCCGTTCGCGCGGACAAGAAATACCGGGGGATGACCCTGATGATGGTGACGACCGAGAGCGAGCACGGCCAGATCGTCCGTGCTCTGGCCGCCGGGGCTCACGAGTACGTGATCAAGCCGTTCACACCCGACGCGATCGTCGACAAGCTGGTCATGCTCGGCCTGATCCCGGACGGAGCGCACGCGTGA
- a CDS encoding alpha/beta fold hydrolase, with translation MPDSDVHVLVDGDPDTSTLLLLTNAVAPSAIWNPVVPALAESHHVVRVDLLGHGTPPRYDVATQVRRIAAVLDRLGRTRVTAVGHSSGSMLATALAEARPDLTAAVALLDMGPDLTAQLPESLLFRLVRTRFPGAVLWRLRSPKSMAKAARGTAENVRIPESWFEHLHRMTHRDFLGVMGAYRDYLEERSLPDRLRGSGLPLLVIFGADDERWRASSAEAYRVVPGARIELLPGVGHTPPLEAPEPTAALLLDFAATLVR, from the coding sequence ATGCCCGACTCTGACGTGCACGTGCTGGTGGACGGCGACCCGGACACCTCCACCCTGCTGCTGCTCACCAACGCCGTCGCCCCGAGCGCGATCTGGAACCCCGTGGTTCCGGCGCTCGCGGAGAGCCACCACGTGGTCCGCGTCGACCTGCTCGGCCACGGCACCCCGCCGCGCTACGACGTCGCGACCCAGGTCCGCCGCATCGCCGCCGTCCTCGACCGCCTCGGGAGGACACGCGTGACCGCGGTCGGGCACTCGTCCGGCAGCATGCTGGCCACCGCGCTCGCCGAGGCGCGCCCCGACCTCACGGCGGCCGTCGCCCTGCTCGACATGGGTCCAGACCTCACCGCCCAGCTCCCGGAGAGCCTGCTCTTCCGGCTGGTCCGGACCCGCTTTCCCGGCGCGGTGCTCTGGCGTCTGCGTAGCCCGAAGAGTATGGCGAAGGCCGCGCGCGGCACCGCCGAGAACGTGCGGATCCCCGAGTCGTGGTTCGAGCACCTGCACCGGATGACCCACCGGGACTTCCTCGGCGTGATGGGCGCCTACCGGGACTATCTCGAGGAGCGCAGCCTGCCGGACCGGCTCCGCGGCTCGGGGCTCCCGCTACTGGTGATCTTCGGTGCCGACGACGAGCGGTGGCGGGCCTCGTCGGCGGAGGCGTACCGGGTCGTGCCCGGCGCCCGGATCGAGCTGCTCCCGGGCGTGGGGCACACCCCGCCGCTGGAAGCACCCGAGCCGACCGCGGCACTCCTGTTGGATTTCGCCGCCACGCTCGTACGCTGA
- a CDS encoding chemotaxis protein CheX, with protein sequence MSATMAPTGDDLQQIAEQVWASYLDTDGEKPLIPLPPDKLSKDVVAGVAVSGAWHGLVLVACSDVASKEAAAALLGMESDDVTEGDVDDALGELANVIGGNVKSLLPEPCTLGLPEVHNNADGDPWLVGDEICRFEATWLGEPMEVSVLEKPQGGGTE encoded by the coding sequence GTGAGCGCGACGATGGCCCCGACCGGCGACGACCTGCAGCAGATCGCCGAGCAGGTGTGGGCCTCCTACCTCGACACCGACGGTGAGAAGCCGCTCATACCGCTACCGCCGGACAAGCTCTCCAAGGACGTCGTGGCCGGGGTCGCGGTCAGCGGGGCCTGGCACGGTCTGGTCCTGGTGGCGTGCTCGGACGTGGCGTCCAAGGAGGCGGCCGCGGCGCTGCTCGGAATGGAGTCCGACGACGTAACCGAAGGCGACGTCGACGACGCGTTGGGCGAGCTCGCGAACGTGATCGGTGGCAACGTCAAGAGCTTGCTGCCCGAGCCGTGCACGCTCGGCCTTCCCGAGGTGCACAACAACGCCGATGGCGACCCGTGGCTTGTCGGCGATGAAATATGCCGGTTTGAGGCGACCTGGTTGGGTGAGCCTATGGAGGTCAGCGTGCTGGAGAAGCCGCAAGGGGGAGGGACCGAATGA
- a CDS encoding CheR family methyltransferase — MSLSAHEFQFVSSLVRREASIVLEPGKEYLVEARLLPLARKAGLASVTEFLLRAQSPSGRQDRDSIVDALTTNETSWFRDREPFTAMTELVIPNVVKSRGPSRHLRVWSAASSSGQEPYTLAILLKENLPPGWTYEILGTDISTEMLARAERGRYSQLEVNRGLPAPLLVKHFTRAGAEWEVAAPIKKAVSFKRLNLAAPFPPMPAFDVVFLRNVLIYFDVETKRGVLKRIRNLLKPDGWLFLGAAETTMGIDDGFERVVTGRTSAYRPRTGISAPVGVTGKG, encoded by the coding sequence ATGAGCCTCTCGGCGCACGAGTTCCAGTTCGTCAGCAGCCTGGTCCGCCGGGAGGCGTCGATCGTGCTGGAACCGGGCAAGGAGTACCTGGTCGAGGCCCGGCTGCTGCCGCTGGCCCGCAAAGCGGGACTGGCCTCGGTCACCGAGTTCCTGCTCCGGGCGCAGAGCCCGTCCGGGCGCCAGGACCGCGACAGCATCGTCGACGCGCTGACGACGAACGAGACGTCCTGGTTCCGCGACCGCGAGCCGTTCACCGCGATGACCGAACTCGTCATCCCGAACGTCGTGAAGTCCCGCGGACCGTCGCGCCACCTGCGGGTCTGGTCGGCGGCGTCCTCCAGTGGCCAGGAGCCGTACACGCTGGCGATCCTGCTGAAGGAGAACCTGCCACCCGGCTGGACCTACGAGATCCTCGGCACCGACATCTCCACCGAGATGCTGGCCCGGGCCGAACGCGGCCGTTACAGCCAGCTGGAAGTCAACCGCGGCCTGCCCGCCCCGCTCCTGGTGAAGCACTTCACCCGGGCCGGCGCGGAGTGGGAGGTCGCGGCGCCGATCAAGAAGGCGGTCTCGTTCAAGCGGCTCAACCTGGCGGCACCGTTCCCCCCGATGCCGGCCTTCGACGTGGTGTTCCTGCGCAACGTCCTCATCTACTTCGACGTGGAGACCAAGCGGGGCGTGCTCAAGCGCATCCGGAATCTCCTGAAGCCGGATGGGTGGCTCTTCCTCGGCGCCGCCGAGACCACGATGGGAATCGACGACGGCTTCGAACGCGTCGTCACCGGACGGACGTCGGCCTACCGGCCGCGGACCGGTATCTCGGCGCCGGTCGGCGTCACGGGGAAGGGGTGA
- a CDS encoding protein-glutamate methylesterase/protein-glutamine glutaminase — protein MIKVLVVDDSVVVRRLIVDALSDDPGIEVVGTASNGRLALAKIEELKPDVMTLDIEMPVLDGIGTLKELRPKHKRLPVIMFSTLTANGASATLEALAAGATDYVTKPANVGSVRESIKSVREQLIPRIYALGPKQRPAPGRPGLPPGRPGTAPPGRPGAPLAGRPPLGAPAAPSGGIRAPMRPAKSKVPGQRIDVIAVGCSTGGPDALAKVVQGFPKDLPVPVVVVQHMPPIFTKMFADRLDRASAVKVVEATADIPLDAGTVYIAPGDKHLEVVRKGTSVLTKLHEGPPENSCRPAVDPLFRSVASVFGAHALTVVLTGMGQDGKKGCEVLARVGSEIVVQDEETSVVWGMPGAVAQAGLADVVLPLGSISDTLLARVGHGRANRLAVVR, from the coding sequence GTGATCAAGGTTCTAGTGGTCGACGACTCGGTCGTCGTCCGGCGCTTGATCGTGGACGCACTCAGCGACGATCCCGGCATCGAGGTCGTCGGCACCGCGTCGAACGGGCGACTCGCTCTGGCGAAGATCGAAGAGCTCAAGCCGGACGTCATGACGCTGGACATCGAGATGCCGGTACTCGACGGCATCGGGACGCTCAAGGAGTTGCGCCCGAAGCACAAGCGCCTTCCGGTGATCATGTTCAGCACGCTCACCGCCAACGGCGCGTCGGCGACGCTGGAAGCGCTCGCCGCCGGCGCCACCGACTACGTCACCAAACCGGCGAACGTCGGCAGCGTCCGGGAGTCGATCAAGAGCGTCCGCGAGCAGCTGATCCCGCGGATCTACGCGCTCGGCCCGAAACAGCGGCCCGCTCCCGGTCGCCCGGGACTGCCGCCGGGGCGTCCCGGTACGGCGCCGCCCGGACGCCCGGGTGCCCCGCTGGCCGGACGTCCTCCGCTCGGTGCTCCGGCCGCCCCGTCCGGAGGCATTCGCGCGCCGATGCGGCCGGCGAAAAGCAAGGTCCCCGGTCAGCGGATCGACGTGATCGCGGTCGGCTGCTCGACCGGCGGACCGGACGCACTGGCCAAGGTCGTCCAGGGCTTCCCGAAGGACCTACCGGTTCCGGTGGTCGTCGTTCAGCACATGCCGCCAATTTTCACCAAAATGTTCGCAGATCGCCTAGATCGGGCAAGTGCAGTAAAAGTGGTCGAAGCGACGGCGGACATCCCCTTGGATGCCGGGACGGTATACATCGCGCCCGGCGACAAGCACCTGGAAGTCGTCCGGAAAGGCACTTCCGTGCTCACCAAGCTGCACGAGGGACCGCCGGAGAACTCCTGCCGACCGGCGGTGGACCCGCTGTTCCGGTCGGTGGCGAGCGTCTTCGGGGCACACGCTCTGACCGTCGTCCTCACCGGCATGGGGCAGGACGGCAAGAAGGGCTGCGAGGTTCTGGCGAGGGTCGGTAGCGAAATAGTGGTCCAGGACGAGGAGACATCTGTGGTCTGGGGCATGCCCGGGGCCGTCGCGCAGGCCGGGCTCGCCGATGTGGTGCTACCGCTCGGCTCGATTTCCGACACTCTGCTCGCTCGCGTCGGCCACGGCCGAGCCAACCGGTTGGCGGTGGTCCGATGA
- a CDS encoding response regulator: MKILIADDSRVMRQIVTRTLRQAGYDGHDLVEAEDGAELVAKANADSFDLVLSDWNMPNLTGIEALRALRAGGNNTPFGFVTSEGTQEMRDTAAAGGALFLIAKPFTAEMFKEQLDSILG, encoded by the coding sequence ATGAAAATCCTGATTGCCGACGACAGCCGGGTGATGCGTCAGATCGTCACCCGGACGCTGAGGCAGGCCGGGTACGACGGCCACGACCTGGTCGAGGCCGAGGACGGCGCCGAGCTCGTCGCGAAGGCGAACGCCGACAGCTTCGACCTGGTGCTGTCCGACTGGAACATGCCCAATCTGACCGGCATCGAGGCGCTCCGGGCGCTCCGGGCCGGCGGCAACAACACGCCGTTCGGCTTCGTGACGTCCGAAGGAACCCAGGAGATGCGCGACACGGCTGCCGCCGGTGGCGCGCTGTTCCTGATCGCGAAGCCGTTCACGGCAGAAATGTTCAAGGAACAGCTGGACTCGATCCTGGGGTGA
- a CDS encoding helix-turn-helix domain-containing protein, with amino-acid sequence MRSARAGAPGWDITLPGRPGPTGVAMAAFSDHSDVPVDIDMVPHSAVTLILDLGEESLVVADATGSRRDGCVVAGLVPRGARGRGPAGGFACLQVRLSPVVAHAALGGDLAGQVVGLDDLWGRDARRLHGRLRAAASWEDRFTIARTALAGRLEEGRAADPEVAYCWARLRRGRGHVRVERLAADVGWSRKRLWSRFRSQIGLTPKQAARLIRFDDAAHRLAAGRGAARVAAESGYADQSHLHREVLAFAGATPAAVATRPFLAIDDVAWPDRRQG; translated from the coding sequence GTGCGATCCGCGCGAGCCGGTGCGCCGGGCTGGGACATCACGCTTCCCGGTCGGCCCGGGCCGACCGGCGTCGCGATGGCGGCGTTCAGCGACCACTCCGACGTGCCGGTCGACATCGACATGGTTCCGCACTCCGCCGTCACGCTGATCCTCGATCTGGGCGAGGAGTCGCTCGTCGTGGCCGACGCCACCGGCTCGCGGCGGGACGGGTGCGTGGTCGCCGGGCTGGTGCCCCGGGGCGCGCGCGGCCGCGGTCCGGCCGGCGGCTTCGCCTGTCTCCAGGTGCGGTTGTCGCCGGTGGTGGCGCACGCGGCGCTGGGCGGGGACCTCGCCGGTCAGGTCGTCGGCCTCGACGACCTGTGGGGACGCGACGCCCGGCGGCTGCATGGCCGGCTGCGTGCCGCGGCGAGCTGGGAGGACCGGTTCACGATCGCGCGGACGGCGCTGGCCGGGCGCCTGGAGGAGGGGCGCGCGGCCGACCCGGAGGTCGCGTACTGCTGGGCGCGGCTCCGGCGGGGGCGCGGGCACGTCCGGGTCGAACGGCTGGCCGCCGACGTCGGCTGGAGCCGTAAGCGCCTGTGGTCCCGCTTCCGGTCGCAGATCGGGCTGACGCCCAAGCAGGCGGCCCGGCTGATCCGGTTCGACGACGCCGCGCACCGCCTCGCGGCCGGGCGCGGTGCCGCGCGGGTCGCGGCCGAGAGCGGGTACGCCGACCAGTCGCACCTGCACCGCGAGGTGCTGGCGTTCGCCGGGGCGACCCCGGCCGCCGTGGCGACCAGGCCGTTCCTCGCCATCGACGACGTGGCGTGGCCGGACCGGCGTCAGGGGTGA